Proteins from a single region of Pseudopedobacter saltans DSM 12145:
- a CDS encoding S66 peptidase family protein produces the protein MIQPPYLKKGDKVAISCPAKFPLNPMNQAVELMESWGLEVIIGETVNSQFHQFAGDDKFRAQELQTFIDDNSVKAIFAARGGYGSVRIIDSIDFSNLLSHPKWIVGFSDITVFHGHLNRLGIQSIHGQMPANIPDSTAGGIESLRKALFGEKIEYPIAGLESLPKAPVIGGNLSILLSVLGSESDPVYDGKILFIEDVAEYYYAVDRMLRALDRAGKLENLKGLLVGGFTAMKDNDNPFGFSIEEIVMGVVGQYNYPVVFNFPAGHIDDNWAIVFGKKIL, from the coding sequence ATGATTCAACCTCCATACCTAAAAAAAGGCGATAAAGTAGCCATTAGCTGTCCTGCTAAATTTCCTTTAAATCCAATGAATCAAGCTGTTGAGCTGATGGAGTCCTGGGGACTGGAAGTTATAATTGGAGAGACGGTTAACTCTCAATTTCACCAGTTCGCTGGTGATGACAAATTTAGAGCACAGGAGTTACAGACTTTTATTGATGACAACTCCGTTAAAGCCATTTTTGCAGCGCGAGGCGGATATGGCAGTGTGAGAATTATTGATAGTATTGATTTTTCTAACCTCTTATCCCATCCTAAATGGATAGTAGGTTTTAGCGATATTACCGTTTTTCATGGGCATTTAAACAGATTAGGAATACAAAGTATTCATGGACAAATGCCAGCAAACATTCCTGACAGTACAGCTGGTGGAATAGAATCTTTAAGAAAGGCTTTGTTTGGTGAAAAGATTGAATATCCTATCGCTGGATTGGAATCCTTGCCTAAAGCGCCTGTTATTGGAGGTAATTTAAGTATTCTTCTTTCTGTTTTAGGCTCTGAAAGCGATCCCGTTTACGACGGCAAAATTCTTTTTATTGAAGACGTTGCTGAGTATTATTATGCCGTAGATAGAATGTTAAGAGCTTTGGATCGCGCCGGTAAACTTGAAAATTTAAAAGGCTTGCTCGTTGGCGGCTTTACAGCTATGAAAGACAATGATAACCCGTTTGGATTTTCTATAGAGGAAATCGTGATGGGTGTCGTTGGTCAGTATAATTACCCCGTTGTTTTTAATTTCCCCGCAGGGCATATTGATGATAATTGGGCGATAGTCTTTGGAAAAAAGATTCTTTAA
- the metG gene encoding methionine--tRNA ligase, producing MDQSNIKRYTITAALPYANGPKHIGHLAGAYIPADLYVRYLRLKERDVVFVCGSDEHGTAIANQAMKENTTPRAIIDKYHTLIEECFSKLGISFDIYHRTSEPIHHETAQDFFRVLDNKDIFKVESSEQYYDEEAHAFLADRYIKGTCPNCGDHNAYGDQCEKCGTSLSPDELINPISTLTGNKPVKKMTKHWYLPLNEYEGFLKEWILEGHKSDWKTNVYGQCKSWIDGGLHPRAVTRDLDWGIKVPAQDAEGKVLYVWFDAPIGYISATKQWAIDNNKDWEVYWKDKETKLVHFIGKDNIVFHCIVFPVMLKTHGEFILPDNVPANEFMNLEGDKMSTSRGWSIEMHEYLEDFPTRIDELRYYLASIAPETSDSEFTWKDYQARVNNELVAILGNFVNRVMILMQKYFAGKIESDGKMELKDAAISADIKSLYSEVEQSFEAYKFRQALASAMDIARLGNKYLTEKEPWKSYKEGPEEAREVLHNCLHIIAHAAICLQPFLPNTAKKMFNMLNLKDEYKFGEEVVFEAGHQLNQATLLFEKVEDDVIAKQIQKLIDKKETIEKAKSQDVEVTPAKENITFDQFSAMDIRTGVILEAEKVAKTKKLLKLKVDTGIDIRTVVSGIAEHYQPEDIIGQQVSILVNLEPREIKGIQSQGMILMAENAEGKLCFVAPIDKFNAGSVVR from the coding sequence TTGGATCAGAGTAATATTAAAAGATATACCATAACAGCTGCTTTACCTTATGCAAATGGGCCAAAGCATATCGGACACCTGGCGGGAGCGTACATTCCGGCAGATTTATACGTAAGATATTTAAGATTAAAAGAGAGAGATGTAGTTTTTGTTTGCGGATCAGATGAGCATGGTACAGCGATAGCGAACCAGGCGATGAAGGAAAATACAACTCCCAGAGCTATTATCGATAAATATCATACATTGATAGAGGAGTGTTTCAGCAAATTAGGGATTTCTTTTGATATTTATCATCGTACAAGTGAGCCTATTCATCACGAAACCGCTCAGGATTTTTTTAGAGTTCTGGACAACAAGGATATATTCAAGGTAGAATCTTCTGAGCAGTATTATGATGAAGAAGCCCACGCCTTTTTAGCAGATCGATATATAAAAGGAACTTGTCCAAACTGTGGCGATCACAATGCTTACGGGGATCAGTGTGAAAAATGTGGTACTTCTTTAAGTCCCGATGAGCTGATCAACCCGATATCTACTTTAACGGGCAATAAGCCGGTTAAAAAGATGACCAAACATTGGTATTTGCCATTGAATGAATATGAAGGCTTTTTAAAAGAGTGGATTTTAGAAGGACATAAGTCAGATTGGAAAACAAATGTCTATGGCCAATGTAAAAGTTGGATTGACGGAGGTTTACATCCACGAGCGGTAACCCGTGATTTGGATTGGGGAATTAAAGTTCCTGCACAGGATGCAGAAGGTAAAGTACTTTATGTTTGGTTTGATGCACCGATAGGTTATATTTCTGCAACTAAGCAATGGGCTATAGATAATAACAAAGATTGGGAAGTATATTGGAAAGATAAGGAAACTAAGTTGGTTCACTTTATTGGAAAAGACAATATTGTTTTCCATTGTATTGTTTTTCCAGTGATGTTGAAAACCCATGGAGAGTTTATTTTGCCAGACAATGTTCCTGCAAATGAGTTTATGAACCTGGAAGGTGATAAAATGTCCACTTCCAGAGGTTGGAGTATCGAAATGCATGAGTATCTGGAAGACTTTCCAACAAGAATAGATGAATTGAGGTATTATCTGGCAAGTATAGCTCCGGAAACCAGCGATAGTGAATTTACATGGAAAGACTATCAGGCTCGTGTAAATAACGAATTGGTGGCTATTCTGGGAAATTTTGTGAATCGTGTGATGATTTTGATGCAGAAATATTTTGCTGGAAAAATTGAAAGCGACGGTAAAATGGAACTTAAAGATGCAGCAATAAGTGCCGATATCAAAAGTCTTTATAGCGAAGTTGAACAATCTTTTGAAGCTTACAAGTTTAGACAAGCATTGGCAAGTGCTATGGATATTGCCCGTTTGGGAAATAAATACCTGACGGAAAAAGAACCGTGGAAATCTTATAAGGAGGGTCCTGAAGAAGCTAGAGAGGTATTGCATAATTGTTTGCATATTATCGCTCATGCTGCGATCTGTTTACAACCTTTCCTCCCAAACACAGCCAAAAAGATGTTTAATATGCTGAATTTAAAAGACGAATATAAGTTTGGCGAAGAGGTTGTTTTCGAAGCGGGTCATCAATTAAATCAGGCCACTTTGTTATTCGAAAAAGTAGAAGACGATGTGATTGCTAAACAAATACAAAAATTGATTGATAAAAAAGAGACAATAGAAAAAGCCAAATCCCAGGACGTGGAAGTTACACCCGCAAAGGAAAATATTACTTTTGATCAGTTTTCCGCAATGGATATCAGAACAGGAGTGATTCTGGAAGCTGAGAAAGTAGCTAAAACCAAAAAGTTGTTGAAGTTGAAGGTAGACACGGGAATCGACATTCGAACAGTCGTGTCTGGGATAGCAGAACATTATCAGCCCGAAGATATAATTGGCCAGCAAGTTAGTATTTTGGTTAATTTAGAACCGCGGGAAATTAAAGGAATACAATCCCAAGGGATGATTTTAATGGCTGAAAATGCAGAAGGGAAACTTTGTTTTGTTGCGCCAATCGATAAATTTAATGCTGGAAGTGTGGTGAGATAA
- a CDS encoding GIY-YIG nuclease family protein: MYYAYVIKSEKCDYLYKGHCRDLELRLRQHNSGQTKSIIPYIPFKLIYYEEFECVEDAMIREKYFKSSAGRRYLKSRLSL; encoded by the coding sequence ATGTATTATGCATATGTTATCAAAAGTGAAAAGTGTGATTACCTTTACAAGGGGCACTGCCGTGATCTTGAATTAAGATTGCGCCAGCATAATTCAGGTCAAACAAAGTCCATCATTCCCTATATTCCTTTCAAGCTTATTTATTATGAAGAATTTGAATGTGTAGAAGATGCAATGATAAGAGAGAAATATTTCAAAAGTTCTGCAGGGAGGAGATATCTGAAGTCTAGGCTGAGCCTGTAG